The genomic window ccagATTTCCGATGTCCAGGTTGGCCACTAGTGAAAGCTACCGGACTTAACTCTCAGTGATGACCGTGTCAATACCAACAACATGACACTGGCAGCCGAGtacattgtcttagacaagacacctgccaaatctAATGCCACTCCCCTTCGCACTACATATGGACTGCCGTCTATGtatgcatattgatctgttgtccccACATGTTCAttgatctctttctctctctgcaatgTAAATACTCCAGTTCAAGCCATCTCGtgcgtgtgtgcttttatttgatatgtagttacacagacacagtgcAGGCTGACATTTGAGTACAGAAGTGATGACCATAAGTTTCTCCATTCCTCCAACCCTGAGACAATTTCAGATCTGGATTCTTTGTTGTTCTCACAGTTCCAGTCCAAGAAATGCATTTGTCTCTTTCACATTTTGCAAGGGGCATGTAAGAAACGGCAAGAAAAAAATACACAGATATAACTGTTACTAAAAATTTTATTTGTGCCTTATTATACAAATGCCCCAAGTGAACATGTTGTACCTATCTGCACGCAATGCAACAAGGACTGCCCACTTGGAATAACTTTACAATTGACTTAAATTGTGATGCTTCTGTCAATATTGGAAGTCATTATGGGTGCAGTAATAATTAGGCTGAGTGATGACACCTGATAGCGTTTCAAACATTTGTAGAATGTAGAAAGGCGCCGACACTATGAGTTAATATATCCAATATAATTTAGGAATTAACCTTCGTACATTGCATAAACAACTGATTAACACATGTGCACAAACTGCATTCCATTCCAACAGTTGCTACATTCTCATGACTCATGTGGTCCTTTCCGTGGATGCAGACTTCTGGGGAGCACGAGCACACTTCAGATTGGCATCATGCACCGCATCCCACATCAGTAGCAGTTCGAAAGGCCGAAAACGGTGCACTAGCAGCAACTCACGGTAATAGCAAGGATTGAAAGATTCATCTTGGGGTGAAGGAACACTGATTCCAGCTATCCTGAATCCGCTATGGGAGCGTGGGGCTAGTCCAGCCTTGGCCAGACACATCCCCAAAAATACGTCATCAATGGGGAATAGTTCAAGGTCTTGGGCTATGTGGTAAATGATATGAGCTGTATGCACAGACATAAGTATCCCCCCTCCACCAGCGTATGGTGGGTACGACTTGATGGTGGTCACTATTTCTGGCACATAATACTTGCTCCACTTCTCGCGAATAGGCCCAACCCCATAAATGAGATGGCCCACAAACAGGTGTTGGAGAACCTTCATGCCTAGCAAATAATCAACCATGTTATCGGTATTGGCAAAGACATCATCATCTCCATTGAAGATGAACTTAGCACTGGGGCAATATTCACTGACCCACTGCAGCAACTTGTATTGTTTGAGGGTGAGGTTGAAAAAGGTATCCAAGAAATCCCATTGTAGAAcatctctgtgttctctgttttccATGGCTAACAGCTGATTCAATTTCCTGCTTTCTTTTTGGTCAGGAGAGACACCAGAGATAAATACTCTCTTAATTAGGACCCCATTGAATTCGCGTTCTTTGCCCCAGGTCTTCCTGACCACTTCCCGCCGATCCTGGTTGAAAGGGTCAGATTTGATCACCAGGAGCAGGAAGACATTGTGAGATCCTTCTCGACCACCACATTTATCTGGGACATTTTCAATCATGTCAAATTCTCGACAGAGTTTATACAACAAGAAGTTTTTAATGTGCTCGTTCTCTTGATGAAATGAGGACAGGTGCAGCAATGTCGTGTTCGCGTGGCACTTTGGCTTGAGCACTGATCTAGTTGCATCAGCTGTAACAACCTTGGGCAGATCTTTGCGATGAACAGTTTCTGCAACATCACCAGTCTCTCGACGTCGGACATTATCCCAGAACATGAAGAACAATCCCAGAATAATCAGAACACCCAGCACTACTTTCTCATGGAATCGCCGATGTCTTCTCATATTTCACCTGAAATAGAGAAGAAATATGGATTAATTCAACGAAAACTTTACATTTACATGATGCTTGAGAACAATGAGAAGTTTAAGCTGTAATGAGGTTCACTAATGCTTTGTAATATTGAACCCCAAAAAGGTGGTGAGGTAAGGGATAGACAGGGCCCTACACGCTGCTGTAAGTTTAGTTGACCTGAAGCATTCCATCCCAGCAGAAAAACAAATCTACCTATAGGATACCATCTCTGTCATTACACTGAAAATCGCATAGTTTCTTTCTGAGCATTAAAGATATATGATTCAAAAGGCTGTATTCCACCTCGCTTCACAGCTCTCATTACTCCTCTCGGGGCATAAACTGAGCTGGGCCAGACATAGAGCAATATAGCACAATGCAGGGATTTTGGCCCCTGATGTTGTACCGTCCTTTtaatctgctccaagatcaattgaTCCCTACTTTCTCAAATAgctgtccatttttctttcatccatttgtctatctaaaagcctcttaaatctcACTGATACATCTACCCTTATCACTTcccaggctgtgcattccatACAACCACCATTttcattttgtaaaaaaaaatactacTTCTGACAAACCCCTCTACttttctctaatcaccttaacattAGCAATATAGCACAATGCAGGCAGTTTGGCCCATGATGTCGCACAAACCCTTtaatctgctccaagatcaatgtaTCCCTACTCTGTcaaatagctctccattttttctttgatccatgtgtctatctgaaACCCTGTTCAATCTCACTGATGCATCTACCCTTATCaccacccaggcagtgcattccatacacccactatTTTCTTAAAAAAATACTACTTCTGACAATCCCATAAACTTTTCTCTAATCATCTTAACACCATGCCCCatcatattagtcatttctgaCCAAGGAAAATGTTGTTGGCTCTCCATTCTCTCTATGCCTCTTAgcagcttatacacctctatcaaatcaccattCACAAcacatcccccccccacctttgctCTAAAGAGTAAGGTCCCAGCTCACTCATCATTCAGGTTGAGTTCACAGGTTACTGATACTATGGAAGATGATGTATTATTGACCATTGATTAGTAACTGAATATATGGCAGTGCAGGTAAGGTAACGTGTTAGCATAGCTACTGAAAGCATGAGATTTTCAGGGCATTTCAACCTGGTCTATGTATGCCTACAATAGGAGAAACAAAAGGAAGTATACTCAAGGACCTTGGTTTCCTGCTTCTATTTTAACCAGAGAATTGTATTCAAAGTTAAATTAGCAGTGGCCCACCAACCACGCTGCCATCCATTGGTCAAGCCACTTTATGGAAGGCTGCAACTAAGGCATTACTAGTCCCAAAGGCAAGGCTAAATCCACCCAGACATTCAGTAGTAAGCAATTGTGACAAGACAGCGAAGCCATCTTAGGCCTATATCTATTGAAGGAAAACGGCACCAGCATCATCTATGGCAGGAATTTACGCTTCATGAAGAGCAATGAACCTTGGATTCCAGGAGCCCAGAGAAAGCACAGATAACTGATAGCAGAACTGGGCAGATAGTTAGGATGATCCACAATGTGTATGAGTAAAAGCTTGGATGCCAGGAGCCCTGAAACGACACCAGTGACTGATAGCAGTACGCTGTGTACAAGTAAAACTATTTGCACTGGGATGCAACTTGTGTCATTTAAAAATTATGCAATCCCAGAATAATGCAATCTAAACAGGCCCATCGGCTCAACTGGTCCATAccaaccacagcatcctccctgctagtccTAGTTGTATTGTTTGGCCATATCTCTCCAAGCATCTCCcttccatgtacccgtccaaatGCCTGTTAATCGTGGCAGATGAACCCAATTCAACCACTCCCTCTGGTAGCTTCTTCCGGGTACTCACTATCCTCTGTATACTGAAGTTATCTGCAAGGTCACTTTCCAATTTTTTCCCTCCTCccttctatctgtgacctctcaTTTTGGACTCTCCAACTCTCCAATAATGACAATCCACCTTATCAATACCCCCTATGATTTTAAACatctgaggtcacctctcattctccaatgAAAAAAGGTCCAGCATGGCCAGCCTCACTGTAACCCCGGTCCTCTCGTCCAAAAAACATCctcctaaatctcttctgcaccctctccaatttgGCGgcgtctttcctataacagggtaaccAAAATTCTAGATAATATTACAAAAGTGGTCTCAGCAACATGTAACTGCAAATTATGCCCCGCCCCCACACTCTACACCATAACTGTTGAAGGCTGACATGCTAAACGCTTTTTTTCAACATCCTGCCTTACAGTGAACTGACTTGTCAGCGGCTTGCCTTTCAATGTACATTTGAATGTCTATCATCTcacatataaccatatgacaattacagcacggaaacaggccatcttaacccttctagtccgtgtcgaatgcttaccctcacctaatcccaccgatctgcactcagctcataaccccccattcctttcctgccgtTTTAAAACCTATCCGTTTTTTTAAAtggcaatatcgaacctgcctctaccacttctactggaaccttgttctacacagctaccactctctaagtaaagaagttccccctcgtgttacccctaaacttttactCCCtgtctctcaactcatgtcctcttgtttgaatctcccctattctcaatggaaaaagcttatccacgtcaaatctatctatccccctcataattttaaatacctctatcaaatctcccctcaactttcaacgctccaaagaataaagacctaacttgttcaacctttctctgtaacttagatgctgaaacccaggtaacattctagtaaatctcctctgtactctctctattttgctgacatctttcctataattcggtgaccagaactgcacacaatacgccaaatttggcctcacgaatgtcttgcacaattttaacattacatctcaactcctatactcaatgttctgacaTATAAAGcccagcatatcaaaagctttcttcaccaccctaaccACGAGATTCCACCTCCAGggtactatgcaccattattcctagatcactctgttctactgcattcctcaataccctaccatttattaagtatgttctatgttgaatagtcctaccaaagtgcagcacctcacacttatcagcattaaactccatctaccatcgttcagcccactctgctaactggcctaaatctatctgtaaactttgaaaacctacttcattatccataacgGCACCTATCGTActgtcatctgcatacttactaataaaatttactttcctatcatccagatcattaatgtatatgacaaacaacattagacccagtacagatccctgaggcacaccactagtcaccggactccaacctgacaaacagttatccaccactactctctggcatctcccatacagcccctgttgaatccattttactacttcaatattaatacctaacgattgaaccttcctaactaacattacgtgtggaatcttgtcaaaggccttacggaAGTACATATAGCAAACATACACAACTTACCCTCGTCAACGTTTTCTTtatcctcttcaaaaaattcaatgattgtcaaacatgaccttctacgcacaaatccatgttgactgctcctaatcagaccctgtctatctagataatt from Hypanus sabinus isolate sHypSab1 unplaced genomic scaffold, sHypSab1.hap1 scaffold_316, whole genome shotgun sequence includes these protein-coding regions:
- the LOC132388397 gene encoding N-acetyllactosaminide beta-1,3-N-acetylglucosaminyltransferase 3-like, with protein sequence MRRHRRFHEKVVLGVLIILGLFFMFWDNVRRRETGDVAETVHRKDLPKVVTADATRSVLKPKCHANTTLLHLSSFHQENEHIKNFLLYKLCREFDMIENVPDKCGGREGSHNVFLLLVIKSDPFNQDRREVVRKTWGKEREFNGVLIKRVFISGVSPDQKESRKLNQLLAMENREHRDVLQWDFLDTFFNLTLKQYKLLQWVSEYCPSAKFIFNGDDDVFANTDNMVDYLLGMKVLQHLFVGHLIYGVGPIREKWSKYYVPEIVTTIKSYPPYAGGGGILMSVHTAHIIYHIAQDLELFPIDDVFLGMCLAKAGLAPRSHSGFRIAGISVPSPQDESFNPCYYRELLLVHRFRPFELLLMWDAVHDANLKCARAPQKSASTERTT